In one window of Candidatus Methanoplasma cognatum DNA:
- the tgtA gene encoding tRNA guanosine(15) transglycosylase TgtA translates to MFETVRRDGLARIGRLQTRSGVLETPALLPVINPKICTVSPRELYDEFGFSAIITNSYIIKNTPDLKAKAQETGLHDMLDFPGVIMTDSGTFQSHMYGEVEVTNEEMIEFQKSIGTDIGTVLDIFTEPYWTKEQTAQSIEITLERTKEACDIKGEMMINGVVQGSVYQDLREDCAKRMAPMDVDVHPIGGVVPLMEQYRYLELVDVVISSKKGLNPNRPVHLFGAGHPMVLALAALMGCDLFDSASYAKFARDDRMMFIDGTYRLQDMQSLDCNCPACRGLSLETIRNMDRKKREGVIARHNLYQIADELALVKRYICEGRLWELAEIRCRAHPAMLDALRRLEEHQEFMERYDPISRDGAMFYTGAETRGRPVFGRYISRIMERYVPPTEKAALFYDEGSKPYGRAMAADFDRARRAGYTPVVISPFGPVPAELDEIYPIAQSVFPRVQDVDTLMESESSAVRFLECKFRETANGRDIGDGGTEEYDADMIRAKAVSRYQFGIEATDALFTGKIEFVISKNTGKIRNVISDGEHILSMRAGDGLYTLRKEGADRIASAVPAPFMRVRVADDAVPFVSEGRNVFCQFVTECDGGLRPMEEVMVTDANDKVIATGRMMLVADEIRSFKKGVAVKVRSGAGDEA, encoded by the coding sequence ATGTTCGAGACAGTAAGAAGAGACGGACTTGCCAGGATAGGAAGGCTGCAGACCAGGTCAGGGGTGCTGGAGACCCCCGCGCTTCTCCCCGTGATCAATCCGAAGATATGCACTGTTTCCCCCAGGGAACTGTATGATGAGTTCGGCTTCTCCGCAATTATAACGAATTCTTACATCATAAAGAACACGCCGGACCTGAAAGCAAAGGCCCAGGAGACGGGGCTCCATGATATGCTTGACTTTCCCGGAGTGATAATGACCGATTCAGGAACATTCCAGAGCCATATGTACGGCGAGGTCGAGGTCACGAATGAGGAGATGATCGAGTTCCAGAAAAGCATCGGGACGGACATCGGGACGGTCCTCGACATCTTCACCGAGCCCTACTGGACAAAGGAACAGACGGCGCAGTCCATCGAGATAACGCTTGAAAGGACGAAGGAAGCCTGCGATATCAAAGGGGAAATGATGATCAACGGAGTGGTCCAGGGCTCCGTATATCAGGATCTGAGAGAGGACTGCGCAAAGAGGATGGCCCCGATGGACGTCGACGTCCATCCCATCGGAGGGGTCGTCCCCCTTATGGAACAATACAGATACCTTGAGCTTGTCGATGTTGTGATATCCTCCAAAAAAGGGCTGAACCCGAACAGGCCGGTACACCTCTTCGGCGCGGGACATCCCATGGTGCTCGCACTCGCGGCACTGATGGGATGCGATCTCTTTGATTCTGCGTCCTACGCGAAGTTCGCAAGGGACGACCGGATGATGTTCATAGACGGAACCTACCGCCTGCAGGATATGCAGTCCCTGGACTGCAACTGTCCGGCATGCCGGGGACTTAGTTTGGAAACGATCAGAAATATGGACAGGAAGAAGAGGGAAGGCGTCATCGCGAGACACAATCTATACCAGATAGCGGACGAGCTGGCACTTGTTAAAAGGTATATCTGTGAGGGCCGTCTTTGGGAGCTGGCCGAGATCAGATGCAGAGCGCATCCCGCAATGCTCGACGCGCTGAGGCGGCTGGAGGAACATCAGGAGTTCATGGAAAGGTATGATCCGATCAGCAGGGACGGCGCCATGTTCTATACCGGGGCGGAAACAAGAGGGAGGCCGGTGTTCGGAAGATACATATCCAGGATAATGGAGAGATATGTTCCCCCGACAGAAAAGGCAGCCCTTTTCTATGACGAGGGGAGCAAGCCGTACGGCAGGGCGATGGCGGCGGATTTCGACAGAGCGAGAAGGGCAGGGTACACGCCGGTCGTCATCTCGCCGTTCGGACCGGTCCCCGCCGAGCTGGATGAGATATATCCGATAGCGCAGTCCGTGTTCCCGAGGGTGCAGGATGTGGACACGCTGATGGAATCGGAGTCCTCCGCCGTCAGATTCCTCGAATGCAAATTCCGCGAAACGGCGAACGGCCGCGATATCGGCGACGGCGGAACAGAAGAATATGACGCGGACATGATCCGGGCCAAGGCCGTGTCCAGATATCAGTTCGGTATCGAGGCCACCGACGCTCTTTTCACTGGGAAGATAGAGTTCGTCATCAGCAAGAACACAGGGAAGATAAGGAACGTCATTTCGGACGGGGAACACATCCTTTCCATGCGGGCGGGGGATGGGCTGTATACCTTAAGAAAAGAAGGGGCGGACAGGATAGCGTCCGCCGTTCCCGCGCCGTTCATGAGGGTCAGGGTTGCGGACGACGCGGTTCCTTTCGTATCGGAAGGGAGGAATGTGTTCTGCCAGTTCGTCACGGAATGCGACGGCGGCCTGAGGCCTATGGAAGAGGTGATGGTCACCGACGCAAATGATAAAGTGATAGCCACGGGCCGCATGATGCTGGTGGCGGATGAGATAAGGTCATTCAAAAAGGGAGTCGCCGTCAAGGTCAGGAGCGGGGCCGGAGACGAGGCCTGA
- a CDS encoding MBL fold metallo-hydrolase, with amino-acid sequence MSKAASIISLVCALLLMGGIGGYVVLVEDGEHDHEETKVTVIEDNDLTIHFLELGNKYTGDCVYINYGEVDILIDAGSRTSSSETIIDYINEHIQDGKIEYVIATHAHQDHIAGFYSTKTSAGAPLTEGVLDAFEIGTIIDYSMTNSTSATRSNYENTRDGLVANGTEHYTALQCYKESKEGAQRVYELGPGVTMEILYQRYYENKSSSENNYSVCIMITQNGNQYLFTGDLEKEGEDALVDYYQENHGGLGHCVLLKGGHHGSSTSSHPKLLEAITPEYVIICTCAGSSEYSSTIPNQFPTQQFIDRIAEYTDKVYITTLIVNYSGGVYEPFNGNVVFMMKDGEVTITCSGNDWVLKDSDWFKDNRAAPDAWK; translated from the coding sequence ATGTCTAAAGCAGCTTCGATTATCTCTTTGGTCTGTGCGCTTTTGCTTATGGGGGGCATAGGAGGATATGTCGTACTGGTCGAAGATGGCGAACATGATCATGAAGAAACGAAAGTGACAGTAATAGAGGACAATGATCTTACCATTCACTTCTTGGAGTTAGGAAATAAATACACAGGAGATTGTGTCTATATCAATTACGGTGAGGTGGACATCCTCATTGACGCAGGTTCGCGCACGAGTTCATCGGAGACGATAATCGACTACATCAATGAACACATACAAGACGGTAAAATAGAATACGTCATAGCGACGCATGCGCACCAGGACCACATTGCAGGGTTTTACAGTACAAAAACCAGCGCGGGAGCCCCTCTTACTGAGGGAGTCCTTGACGCTTTTGAAATAGGGACAATCATAGATTATTCTATGACGAACAGCACCAGTGCCACACGCAGTAATTACGAAAATACAAGGGATGGTCTGGTCGCCAATGGCACCGAACATTACACCGCGTTGCAATGTTACAAAGAATCGAAGGAGGGTGCACAGCGCGTATATGAGCTGGGTCCCGGCGTGACAATGGAGATCCTATATCAGCGCTACTATGAGAACAAATCGAGCAGCGAGAACAACTATTCTGTCTGCATAATGATCACACAGAACGGCAATCAATATCTGTTCACAGGTGATCTGGAAAAAGAAGGAGAAGACGCACTAGTAGACTATTATCAGGAAAATCACGGAGGCCTGGGTCACTGTGTACTTTTAAAAGGCGGGCACCATGGCTCATCTACCTCATCCCATCCGAAGCTGCTTGAGGCCATTACTCCTGAATATGTCATAATCTGCACCTGTGCCGGCTCGTCAGAATATTCCTCCACCATTCCGAATCAGTTCCCCACGCAGCAATTCATCGACAGGATCGCAGAATACACAGACAAGGTCTATATCACCACCCTCATAGTCAACTACAGCGGCGGTGTGTATGAGCCGTTCAACGGCAACGTCGTCTTTATGATGAAGGACGGGGAAGTGACCATCACATGCAGCGGCAACGATTGGGTGCTGAAAGACTCCGACTGGTTCAAGGATAATAGGGCCGCCCCGGACGCTTGGAAGTGA
- a CDS encoding isocitrate/isopropylmalate family dehydrogenase, with translation MKHLAIIPGDGIGKEVIDAGMSVLDAVCEISSFDYDGELFDIGSERYLDTGELLTDEDIAELRRKDAIYFGAIGDPRVKPGILEQGILLKMRAVFDQYINLRPVTSWFPLVPLKREVPFDIHFLRENTEDFYMGAGGTFSGSRKDAHVRVKREMYDLEMELRTNSSNNDDFAFEIGLLSRKGITRFADYAFSYAKARGQDKITLVDKANVCTHIYGMQRAIFEEKSKEYGMGLDFMYVDAMAMAMIVRPETFGTVAVPNLFGDILTDLGAQLQGGLGMGGSGNINPKGVSMFEPIHGSAPDIAGQKKANPIAAVLAAQMLLENQGYPEEGKMLQRSVRYCLDNKLTTPDLGGKLTTGEAGEAICKYILEQKR, from the coding sequence TTGAAGCATCTTGCGATAATACCCGGCGACGGGATCGGAAAGGAAGTGATCGATGCCGGGATGAGCGTCCTGGATGCCGTCTGTGAGATATCATCTTTCGATTATGACGGAGAGTTGTTCGACATAGGTTCGGAAAGGTATCTGGATACGGGCGAGCTTCTCACCGACGAGGACATAGCCGAGCTTAGGAGGAAGGATGCGATATACTTCGGGGCCATAGGGGATCCGAGGGTCAAACCGGGAATACTGGAACAGGGCATCCTCCTTAAGATGAGGGCGGTGTTCGACCAATACATCAACCTGAGGCCGGTGACGTCCTGGTTCCCGCTGGTGCCGCTGAAGAGGGAGGTCCCCTTCGACATACATTTCCTCAGGGAGAACACCGAGGACTTCTATATGGGCGCGGGAGGGACCTTCAGCGGAAGCCGGAAGGATGCGCATGTCAGGGTCAAAAGGGAGATGTACGATCTTGAGATGGAGCTCAGGACCAATTCTTCGAACAACGACGATTTCGCATTCGAGATAGGGCTGCTTTCAAGGAAAGGCATCACAAGGTTCGCGGACTATGCCTTCAGCTATGCCAAGGCGAGAGGCCAGGATAAGATCACGCTCGTGGATAAAGCGAACGTCTGCACCCACATCTACGGGATGCAGAGGGCGATATTCGAAGAGAAGTCCAAGGAGTACGGGATGGGTCTGGACTTCATGTACGTGGATGCGATGGCGATGGCGATGATAGTCAGACCGGAGACCTTCGGCACCGTAGCGGTCCCGAATTTATTCGGGGACATACTCACCGACCTGGGCGCACAGCTCCAGGGAGGCCTGGGCATGGGTGGGAGCGGCAACATAAATCCGAAAGGGGTCAGCATGTTCGAGCCCATACACGGATCCGCCCCCGACATCGCGGGTCAGAAAAAGGCCAATCCGATAGCCGCCGTGCTTGCCGCGCAGATGCTGCTCGAGAACCAAGGCTACCCCGAAGAGGGAAAGATGCTTCAGAGATCGGTGAGATACTGCCTTGACAACAAGCTCACCACGCCGGACCTGGGCGGGAAACTGACCACCGGAGAAGCCGGAGAAGCTATCTGCAAATACATACTGGAACAAAAGAGGTGA
- a CDS encoding 3-isopropylmalate dehydratase produces MVNIQGKVWRFEDNVDTDQIIPAERLVSANLTHLNDFIFEKVRPGVAKEIGKGDILVAGKNFGCGSSREHAPLSLVQAGFSCIVAESFARIFYRNSMNIGLLLIECGTDVREGGTLEVCTDSGKVRDTDTGKESVFPRYPPFIAQLMECGGLVNMVREGKF; encoded by the coding sequence ATGGTGAACATACAGGGAAAGGTCTGGAGGTTTGAGGATAACGTTGACACTGATCAGATAATACCGGCGGAGCGTCTGGTGTCCGCGAATCTCACCCATCTTAACGATTTTATATTCGAAAAAGTAAGGCCCGGCGTTGCGAAAGAGATAGGGAAAGGCGACATACTGGTGGCGGGAAAGAACTTCGGATGCGGATCGTCCAGAGAGCACGCTCCGCTGTCGCTGGTACAGGCGGGATTCTCCTGCATCGTGGCGGAATCCTTCGCGCGCATCTTCTATCGCAACTCGATGAACATCGGATTGCTGCTTATCGAATGCGGGACCGACGTCAGGGAAGGCGGTACGCTGGAGGTGTGCACCGACAGCGGAAAGGTCAGGGACACTGACACGGGAAAGGAATCCGTATTCCCTCGGTATCCTCCGTTCATAGCGCAGCTGATGGAGTGCGGAGGGCTGGTCAACATGGTCAGGGAGGGTAAGTTTTGA
- a CDS encoding 3-isopropylmalate dehydratase large subunit, translating into MGKTIAEKILSNRSGTDAKAGQIVIAEIDYVMVNDVTGPIAFREYEKIGSKKMLKDRMVIIPDHYVPNKDVASAEQAKEMRTFVKKHEIDNYFEVGKGGVCHQLMIEEGFAAPGRLIVGADSHTCTYGGINAFSTGIGSTEAAVAFATGKLWFKVPETIKVELSGKFKKDVGGKDLIIKIITDIGVDGANYKAFEFHGDGVGNMSVSDRLAVSNMAIEAGGKAGIFPCDGLTEEYIKGTVRGAYSPVSADPDAEYCRVLRYDLSEIESMVAFPHLPSNGRAVKDADVRIDQAYLGSCTNGRIEDMRIAARIVKGKKVHPDVRFLIVPASQRVYRQMLDEGLMQIFLDAGAFISGPTCGACLGGYMGILAAGEKAVSSTNRNFIGRMGDKDSEVYLAGPEVVAASAIAGRIITPDKLEGC; encoded by the coding sequence ATGGGTAAGACGATCGCCGAGAAGATACTCTCAAACAGATCTGGGACAGATGCTAAAGCAGGACAGATAGTCATTGCGGAAATTGATTATGTTATGGTGAATGATGTCACCGGACCCATCGCATTCAGGGAATATGAGAAGATCGGATCGAAGAAGATGCTCAAGGACAGGATGGTCATCATACCGGATCACTACGTCCCCAACAAAGACGTCGCTTCTGCGGAGCAGGCCAAGGAGATGAGGACTTTCGTCAAGAAACACGAGATAGACAACTATTTCGAAGTGGGGAAGGGCGGAGTGTGCCACCAGCTCATGATCGAGGAGGGATTCGCGGCTCCCGGAAGGCTCATAGTGGGCGCCGATTCCCATACGTGCACATACGGCGGCATCAATGCGTTCTCGACCGGTATCGGCTCCACTGAGGCTGCGGTCGCGTTCGCAACGGGAAAGCTATGGTTCAAGGTGCCGGAAACGATCAAAGTGGAGCTCTCCGGCAAGTTCAAAAAGGATGTCGGCGGAAAGGACCTGATAATCAAGATCATAACCGACATAGGAGTGGACGGAGCAAACTACAAAGCGTTCGAGTTCCACGGAGACGGCGTAGGGAACATGAGCGTGTCCGACAGACTGGCCGTTTCGAACATGGCGATAGAGGCCGGAGGGAAAGCGGGAATATTCCCCTGCGACGGCCTGACCGAAGAATACATCAAAGGCACCGTGAGGGGCGCATATTCTCCCGTTTCAGCGGACCCGGACGCGGAATACTGCCGTGTCCTGAGATACGACCTTTCCGAAATAGAATCCATGGTGGCATTCCCCCACCTGCCCAGCAACGGCCGTGCCGTGAAGGACGCCGACGTGAGGATAGACCAGGCGTATCTGGGATCCTGCACAAACGGGCGCATCGAGGATATGCGCATAGCGGCGAGGATCGTGAAAGGGAAGAAAGTGCACCCGGACGTGAGGTTCTTAATCGTCCCAGCAAGCCAGAGAGTATACAGGCAGATGCTGGACGAAGGGCTGATGCAGATATTCCTGGACGCGGGCGCGTTCATTTCCGGCCCGACCTGCGGCGCATGCCTGGGAGGATACATGGGCATTCTGGCAGCGGGAGAGAAGGCCGTCTCCTCAACGAACAGGAACTTCATCGGAAGGATGGGGGACAAGGATTCAGAGGTCTATCTGGCAGGGCCGGAGGTCGTAGCGGCCTCTGCGATAGCCGGCAGAATAATCACCCCGGATAAACTGGAGGGATGCTGA